The window GCGATTTCGTCAGCTGTGCAATCAAAATGTCCGTCGGTCACGTTCCATTCAACGGCACGGATTCGGAGGTAGGGGGTCTCAGTCGAATTGCGTTTTGCCTGTTTTGTGAAAGTAAGGTACAGGCCAGGATAGGGCACGAATGGTAGCGTGATGCTTCCTTCTGCCCTCAGGATCTTGTGCTGTTTGTGCTTCGTGCGGGGCCGAATTGGTCCAGCTGCCAAAAGGACGATATTTACTTTGAAAGTCGAATCCACCGTAATACCTCTTCCTCGCAGATTTCATCGACCGGAAGTTTTCGCTATTGAACTGGATATTCCTTGGGCCTCACTCTCACATATCCCCAGCCAACCTGCCCTGTGATCGCTTCGCGCAAGTCATGCCCGCCACCCAGAATCAGAAATGCCGTCTTTCCCCCCGCCACGATTCGCTTCACGATTGCGCCGTCGCGGGCTTTGACCCTCGCGTCGTCAAGTTTCTCAGAGTCATTTGCCTCGTGTTCGGCGCCTTCGGCCGGCAGCAGCTTGATCGGCTTTCCATCGAGCAGAAGCTCAGCTGCTGCACCAAGCCTCAGCAGCGTTCGCTCGTGACTAGAATCCTCGGTGCCGTTGCGTCGCAACAGAGTGTGGTAGGGAGCCAAGGATTTAATCTCGGCGGCAACTATTGCTTGGTTCCGATCTGTTAGGCCTTCCTGGAACACCTCCGGCACGCCAGTCAGCACCTGCAACTTTGATTTGTGAACCGCCGCGACTTGCTCCAGCAGCTTGGCATGTTCGACGTCAAGTTTTGTGCCCTTTAGCCCTTCCGCCTTGCCGAGGGCTTCCTTGCTGACATAGTGCCAGTCGAGCACGTGAACGATCAGTTTTTCGCCAGGAAGAACTCGCTCAACCTTGGCGACGCCGGGATTCTTGGCGATCGCCTCGAGATCAACGCCGATGAGTAGCAGGAGCAGGATGGCGGGCATATCACTTACGGCGCGGCAACGCACTCCGCTCCTTCGTTGCGAGAGTTGTTGACCACCTTGCTAACGCGGCGAGCGGACATGCCCGCGGTCTCGTAAGGCACGAGTGGGATCTCGTCACCAGCGAGCCAGGCCTGCCGATCCTCAGGATGAACAATGACTGGCATGCGGTCGTGTATCTCGGCGGCGAGGGAATTAGCTTCGGTAGTGATCAGAGTGAAGGTTTGCACTGGCTCGGCACCGGCGACTGCTGGATCCTTCCACGTTTCCCACAGCCCAGCAAGCGAGAACAACTTGCCGCCGCCGAACTCATAGAGGTAAGGCAGCTTCTCCTTCCCCTCGCGCAACCATTCGTAGTATCCGTCGGCCGGCACCAGGCAGCGACGCGATTTGTACGCCGAGCGAAACGCCGGCTTCGTCTTCACGGTGTCGGCTCGTGCGTTGAGGCAAGAGAACGCGATCTTGGCGTCCTTCGACCAGCTTGGGATCAGTCCCCATTTCAGTTGCACGATCTCTCGTTGGTCGGCTCCGCGCACGGCGAGCACGAACTGGCCTGGTGATAACTCGCTCACGCAAACATAGGTCGAAATCTGCATGCGCCAAGAAATCCTGTGGCAGCACTAACTCAAACAAGCGCGTCGCCTGGCACATGTGCAATTGGTCGGCACACACGGGGCACGATCCGCGAAACCTCAACACTTCCTTCCCTGATTCTCAAAACAGCGCTTGATGTTCTTCCGAACTCATGGCTCATGTGTGTCTGTCCGCAGGCTGTTCTGCGGGCAGCAAACTGCAGCAAAAAGGGAGAACGAACGATGTCCCAGAAAACCAGCACGAAGAAACCCGCCAAGGCCACGAAGAAGTCAGTAAAGTCGAAGGCCGGCGCGAAGATCAAGCCAGCTGCGACGCCTACGACGAAGCCCGGTGAATGCCCGAAGGGCGGCTCGCACGAATGGACGGAAGAAGGGAACGAGACCTATTGCTCGAAGTGCAAAGAGCCGAAACCGAAGCGTGGTAAGGCCAAGGCAGCGAAGCCGGCCGGGGAAACGAAGATGTCCGCCCTCGACGCCGCCGCCGAAGTTCTAGGGTCCAGTTCCGAGCCGTTGAACACGAAGGCGATGATCGAAGCCATGGCGGCGAAGGGACTCTGGACGAGCCCCGGCGGCAAGACACCCCACGCCACGCTTTACAGCGCGATCATCCGCGAGATTTCGGTGAAGGGGAAAGAATCCCGGTTCAAGAAGACGGATCGGGGCAACTTCGCCTTCAACGGATAGACGTCGAGGCCACAGTTGGCCACACGACGCCCCACGTTCAAAGCGTGCGGCGTTTTGTCGTTGGTGGGCCAACTTCCCGCGCCACGCAAACGCGGGCCACCGGCGCAAAGACACGGCCGGCGCTGGTGTTTGCACCCAAATCTTTCGCGAATCCGAGCGAACAGCGTTTGATGGCCTTCCCAAACCATGGCTCATGTGTGTTAGAACAACCAACTACACCCAAGGCAACCATGTCCGACAAGCAACTTCGCCACTCCTTCGCCACCATGGTCCAAACCGCTCTCAAGATATCCGCGACGCCTATTACAACGCCGTCAGCGGACTGCGGACCCTAGCCACAGCGTTGGAGGCGCGGACTCAGAATGCTCGAACACGGAGATGAACGAACTGCTCGCTGAACACTTGCTTGCCTGCCAAGCTTCGGAGCTGATGGACAACAGCCAGCTCGGTCGGGTGCTCTAGGCGAACGGCCAAGAAATGCGAGGTCTGCCACCTGCTCGCTTACATCTCGATGTGCACTGGCTTCACAATTCCGCTTGCCAAGTCGTAGACCCCGCCAGCAACATGCAAGTTTCCGCTGCGCACGAGCCGCCTGATTACCGGGGAAGACTCGGCAATCAGTATCGCTTGATTGCGCACATTCTCTTCGATGGCCTTCGCCAAGTTGCTTTTAGCAACCTTCACCGCAGGCCGGATGTGCTGAAACAGGCCACTTATTTGCCCCGGGACCTCTTCTCCTTGAATGGTGGCCGCCACAGCCCCACAGCTCGTATGCCCGAGCACGTACAGTACCTGACACCCGAGAATATGCGTGGCGAATTCCAGGCTCCCTATGATTTCGCTGCTGGCGACATTTCCCGCGATGCGAGTGACGAACAAGTCACCGAAGCCTTGATCAAAAATGATCTCGATTGGCACACGCGAGTCAGCGCAACCCAAGAATGCAGCGAACGGCGTTTGCCGTGGAGCCACTTCCTGTACTCGCAACAGGTCGCGATTCACTGCGAGTGACTTCTGGGCAGCGAATCGTCGGTTGCCTTCATAGATTCGTTCGAGCGCATCAAGTGGCGAATCCGGACTCGATTGAGTCGGCGCAGTGAAAATATTGGAATCGGCACTTCGGTAGTTCGTGCACGATTCAGATTCTAAAGACATCGTGAACTCTTAGCCCTATGGGAAGAATGAAATATCAGGTCGCGGAGCGGCGAATCGGTGTCGGTGCGCGACGAGATTTCCCGGCAGGCAAAACTCGGTGTGCAGCAATCAAAAAAACGCAGTGATCGAGTAGATTCGGCGGGCAGGGCAGCACCGATTGCGTATTTTGATTCACGAATTATACTTCGCTCGTTTATACCAAATGACTCTGCGATGACAAGGGCAGGCATGAACAAGTCCCCACCAAGTGCGATAAACACTGCTTCGCATCCAGCCTCGCCATCGTGGACCTTCATGACCAACCACACACATGTGCTTTGGTGCATCTATCAGGAACCAGAAATTCGCCTCCGAGATGTGGCGGAACGCGTGGCAATCACCGCACCACTCAGCCAAACGCAAACCAAGTCGGCGACATGCATTCAGCTCCCGCTCCTCATTGGGTTGTCCGCGATGCGATAGCAAATTTCATTCGCGGCATTGTGATGTCGCACATTCTCACGTCGCTACCGCAATGAAAATCTCAGCCGGCAATCTTCTTCCGGCAGCATTTCGACGCGAAAGGCACGTCTTCGGCGTGGTGCGCTGCGATTTTATCGAACACGTCCTTGCGTGCGTCTGAAGCCACAGGTTTTGGCTCAGAGTTTCTCGCGTGCTGGCAATGTGGGCAGTACCACTCACCGAAATAGCCCACGCGGCCCAGCATGAGTCGCACCGGGTAAGAGGTTCCGCCGACCGCGATCTGATATTGATCCAACTGAAACGTCTTCATGTGTGCACCTGGCGGGGCTGGCTGGGTACACGGGTCTCATCGTCCGGGCGGGGAATACCCCTATACGACAAATCGTCGCATGGCGGATGGCCGCCACTTCGCATTCAGGAAAAAGAGCGAGCCCACCGGAAGAGCGGCGGGCTCATGTGCTCTTTTTGACGGAAACAGCACGAATAGACGATAACATCGCGGTCGCCGAAATGTCAAACTGCGGGTGCTGGATTTTAGTGGACCTAGCTGGGGAAAGCAGAATTAAGGGGAATCGGTTACTAGAAAGCGGGCGCGATGGGGTCGCCCCCGGCGTTACCTTCCGGTCGGTCTGCTCCAGGGGCCAGAGGAACCTCGACTCCCCATCACCGCCACTCCGGTAATTCGAGTGGTTAGCTCTTGGCCAAAATTTGGCCACTCCTGCTCATATATCAACTCGTAATTTTCTCTGGAACCACCAGCGCGAAATAGCTCCCCACGTACAGCACCGTACTGCACACTAAAAAAAACTATGCGAACTGCACCGCAGCCGCCGTGGCTAGTCAGGTATTCCGTTTAATACTGCAATTTTGGCTCGCAGCAGAGTCGATTCTTCCCCTGCCGCTGACGGCGCACCGTGAACAATTACGCTCGTCGTTCGAGTCCATCGGTAACAATGTTCTTCGCGCGTTATGAAGGCGACTTGCCGATTCGAACTGGTGTCGAACAATTCCAACTGCGCAATTTCGCCGTGCAAGGTACGCCAAACGAAGCGCCTGGTACTTTCCGATCCGCTCATCGCTCTTTCCCGTCCCATCTCGCTGACCATAGTGCGTTGGAGAGGTTGCTAATTTGGAAGCGTTATCAGCGCTTGCTTCACGGCTTCTAAGATGTCATCTATCGTCGCCCTGCCTTTGACCATGAAAGAGTTCACCTTCTGCGCTCTTGCACGTTCAATCAGAGCGCCTTCCTCGATGCCGGTCAACACTACGACTGGAATTGAGAAGAGCCGAAGATACGACCGGATCACTTCCAAAAGCGATGGCCCGTCCATTTCTGGCATCTGCACGTCGGTGATGATTAGGTCGGGGGTTTCGGCAAGAACGTGCGCAAGTGCTGCGCGACCGTCGGGAGCCTCGGTGACCGGCTTTCGAAAGCAGCTTTGCCAGGGGTGTACGAAACTCTTCAGAGTCTTCGACGAGGAGAATGTGAGCCATTGGTTAAGGAATAATCAACGTGCTCGGCAGGCAAGCAGAATCACCCAAAGCCTGCCGGAATGGAGGGCACTGGCGTTCGATAGCAACATTCACGCCATGAAACCGTCGCTGAAAAAATCAGCCGCTTGCCGGGACTTGCCCGCAGCTGGGCGGCAAAAATAGAATTGCCGGAACACG is drawn from Anatilimnocola floriformis and contains these coding sequences:
- a CDS encoding SOS response-associated peptidase, with the protein product MQISTYVCVSELSPGQFVLAVRGADQREIVQLKWGLIPSWSKDAKIAFSCLNARADTVKTKPAFRSAYKSRRCLVPADGYYEWLREGKEKLPYLYEFGGGKLFSLAGLWETWKDPAVAGAEPVQTFTLITTEANSLAAEIHDRMPVIVHPEDRQAWLAGDEIPLVPYETAGMSARRVSKVVNNSRNEGAECVAAP
- a CDS encoding carbonic anhydrase, with translation MSLESESCTNYRSADSNIFTAPTQSSPDSPLDALERIYEGNRRFAAQKSLAVNRDLLRVQEVAPRQTPFAAFLGCADSRVPIEIIFDQGFGDLFVTRIAGNVASSEIIGSLEFATHILGCQVLYVLGHTSCGAVAATIQGEEVPGQISGLFQHIRPAVKVAKSNLAKAIEENVRNQAILIAESSPVIRRLVRSGNLHVAGGVYDLASGIVKPVHIEM
- a CDS encoding response regulator codes for the protein MKSFVHPWQSCFRKPVTEAPDGRAALAHVLAETPDLIITDVQMPEMDGPSLLEVIRSYLRLFSIPVVVLTGIEEGALIERARAQKVNSFMVKGRATIDDILEAVKQALITLPN
- a CDS encoding HTH domain-containing protein, with product MSQKTSTKKPAKATKKSVKSKAGAKIKPAATPTTKPGECPKGGSHEWTEEGNETYCSKCKEPKPKRGKAKAAKPAGETKMSALDAAAEVLGSSSEPLNTKAMIEAMAAKGLWTSPGGKTPHATLYSAIIREISVKGKESRFKKTDRGNFAFNG